A single genomic interval of Saccharothrix saharensis harbors:
- a CDS encoding cellulose binding domain-containing protein — MHARMIAAIGAAAVSVAALVAAPIALAADAVTAQYRTSASGATTDQVEPWLKLVNTGGTTVPLNELKVRYYFKSETPDVGYRYACSWAVRGCGNVTGTFGTLTGGPADRYLEVGFTTGAGSLGPGADTGDLQLRFYRANWGQITQTDDYSFRAATTYSAWSRVTVHRGATLLWGTPPGGTGPTTTTTTTTPPNPNGPALFDDFNYSNSADTRITQRGWTVRSGGGGPGVPGAVWDPALVTFPTVDGQKSLRLESSNNGSSARQTELYHQRKFFEGTYAARVKFSDAPVSGPDGDHVVQTFFTITPLNSNMDPNYGELDFEYLPNGGWGEPANILYETTWETYQNEPWIADNIHTEQRKSHAGWHDLVIQVSGGRVKYFVDGAQVADHGDKYYPETPMSINFNLWFISGGLVGTPGDRAYQQHVDYVYFAKDQVLSPAQVQSRVTGYRSSGVDHVDTVPAS, encoded by the coding sequence GTGCACGCACGCATGATCGCCGCGATCGGCGCCGCCGCGGTGTCCGTCGCCGCCCTGGTGGCCGCACCGATCGCCCTGGCCGCCGACGCGGTCACCGCCCAATACCGCACCAGCGCCTCCGGCGCCACCACCGACCAGGTCGAACCCTGGCTCAAGCTCGTCAACACCGGCGGCACCACCGTGCCCCTCAACGAACTCAAGGTCCGCTACTACTTCAAGAGCGAAACACCCGACGTCGGCTACCGCTACGCCTGCTCCTGGGCCGTGCGCGGCTGCGGCAACGTCACCGGCACGTTCGGCACCCTCACCGGCGGCCCCGCCGACCGCTACCTCGAAGTCGGGTTCACCACCGGCGCGGGCTCCCTCGGCCCCGGCGCCGACACCGGTGACCTCCAACTCCGCTTCTACCGCGCCAACTGGGGCCAGATCACCCAGACCGACGACTACTCCTTCCGCGCCGCGACCACCTACTCCGCCTGGTCCCGCGTCACCGTCCACCGCGGCGCCACCCTCCTGTGGGGCACACCGCCCGGCGGCACGGGCCCCACGACCACCACCACGACCACCACACCGCCCAACCCCAACGGCCCCGCGCTGTTCGACGACTTCAACTACAGCAACTCCGCCGACACCCGCATCACCCAACGCGGCTGGACCGTCCGCTCCGGCGGCGGCGGGCCCGGCGTCCCCGGCGCGGTGTGGGACCCCGCCCTCGTCACCTTCCCCACCGTCGACGGCCAGAAGTCCCTGCGCCTCGAATCGAGCAACAACGGCTCCAGCGCACGCCAGACCGAGCTCTACCACCAGCGCAAGTTCTTCGAGGGCACCTACGCGGCCCGCGTCAAGTTCTCCGACGCCCCCGTCTCCGGCCCCGACGGCGACCACGTGGTGCAGACGTTCTTCACCATCACGCCCCTCAACAGCAACATGGACCCGAACTACGGCGAACTCGACTTCGAGTACCTGCCCAACGGCGGCTGGGGCGAACCCGCGAACATCCTCTACGAGACCACCTGGGAGACCTACCAGAACGAGCCCTGGATCGCCGACAACATCCACACCGAGCAGCGGAAGAGCCACGCCGGCTGGCACGACCTCGTCATCCAGGTCTCCGGCGGCCGGGTCAAGTACTTCGTCGACGGCGCCCAGGTCGCCGACCACGGCGACAAGTACTACCCCGAGACCCCGATGTCGATCAACTTCAACCTCTGGTTCATCTCCGGCGGCCTCGTCGGCACCCCCGGTGACCGCGCCTACCAGCAGCACGTGGACTACGTCTACTTCGCCAAGGACCAGGTCCTCAGCCCCGCGCAGGTGCAGTCCCGCGTGACGGGCTACCGCTCCTCCGGCGTCGACCACGTCGACACCGTCCCCGCGAGCTAG
- a CDS encoding carbohydrate ABC transporter permease, with protein MTSRLLRGVAALVVFTVSVFPVYWMVLTAFKPTRDIQAATPTFLPLSLTLDHFGTAVAAAGFWSFWRNSILVAGGAVLLSLVVALLAAFAVARLRWKGRRGFILMVFIAQMTPWEALLIPVYVIARDTGLLDTLWMLTLVYFMITLPFTIVTLRGFLAAIPVDLEEAALVDGCSRTQAFRRVVFPLLAPGLLATSLFGFITAWNEFAFANVLIIKDQDDRTLPVWLSSFSNTFGTDWGATMAASTLFMLPVLLVFLVLQGRVTTGIVGGAVKG; from the coding sequence ATGACCAGCCGCCTCCTGCGCGGCGTCGCGGCCCTCGTCGTGTTCACCGTGTCGGTGTTCCCCGTGTACTGGATGGTCCTCACCGCCTTCAAACCGACCCGCGACATCCAAGCCGCGACACCCACGTTCCTGCCCCTGTCGCTCACCCTCGACCACTTCGGCACCGCCGTCGCCGCAGCCGGCTTCTGGTCGTTCTGGCGCAACAGCATCCTCGTCGCCGGCGGCGCGGTCCTGCTCTCCCTCGTCGTGGCGCTGCTCGCCGCGTTCGCCGTCGCACGGCTCAGGTGGAAAGGCCGACGCGGCTTCATCCTCATGGTCTTCATCGCCCAGATGACACCGTGGGAAGCACTCCTCATCCCCGTCTACGTCATCGCCCGCGACACCGGCCTGCTCGACACCCTCTGGATGCTCACCCTCGTCTACTTCATGATCACCCTGCCGTTCACCATCGTCACCCTCCGCGGCTTCCTCGCCGCCATCCCCGTCGACCTCGAAGAAGCCGCCCTCGTCGACGGCTGCTCACGCACCCAGGCGTTCCGACGCGTCGTGTTCCCCCTGCTCGCACCAGGCCTGCTCGCGACCTCCCTGTTCGGCTTCATCACCGCCTGGAACGAGTTCGCCTTCGCCAACGTGCTCATCATCAAAGACCAGGACGACCGCACCCTGCCCGTCTGGCTCTCGTCCTTCAGCAACACCTTCGGCACCGACTGGGGCGCCACCATGGCCGCCTCCACCCTGTTCATGCTGCCCGTCCTGCTGGTGTTCCTCGTCCTCCAAGGCCGGGTCACCACCGGGATCGTCGGCGGCGCGGTCAAGGGCTGA
- a CDS encoding extracellular solute-binding protein, which translates to MPHRPVALVLASLLVLSACGSDPDASGGKQDITVWLMKDSATDEFVSRFETEFERDHPQLDLRIQIQEWNGITQKVTSALASTDPPDVIEVGNTQVAQYAASDGVTDLTAKVTELGGDDWIPGLAEPGAVDGKQFGVPFYAANRVVIYRKDLFAAAGVTPPKTRDEWLATTAKLDQGDTQGIYLPGQNWYVLSGFVWDEGGDLAERDGDRWTGSLSTPEALAAADFYKRLQALGDGPKDSDEAKPQQTDVVAAGQVAQFIAVPGAAKLVAKANPDLADHLGFFPIPGKTAATPGAVFTGGSDLIIPLASTRQDGAYAVVKALAGEKWQVELAKAMNYVPNRTSLASAVGDDPGAAAMAAGAVNGHATPNSPNWAAVEARNPIKEFLTAVLTGADPATAAAAADQVITQALNSGA; encoded by the coding sequence GTGCCGCACCGCCCCGTCGCCCTGGTCCTCGCGTCGTTGCTCGTCCTGTCCGCCTGCGGCTCCGACCCGGACGCGTCCGGCGGCAAGCAGGACATCACCGTCTGGCTGATGAAGGACTCGGCCACCGACGAGTTCGTCAGCCGCTTCGAGACCGAGTTCGAACGCGACCACCCCCAACTCGACCTCAGGATCCAGATCCAGGAGTGGAACGGCATCACCCAGAAGGTCACCAGCGCCCTGGCCAGCACCGACCCGCCCGACGTCATCGAGGTCGGCAACACCCAGGTCGCCCAGTACGCCGCCAGCGACGGCGTCACCGACCTGACCGCGAAGGTCACCGAACTGGGCGGCGACGACTGGATCCCCGGCCTCGCCGAACCCGGCGCCGTGGACGGCAAGCAGTTCGGCGTCCCGTTCTACGCGGCCAACCGGGTCGTCATCTACCGCAAGGACCTCTTCGCGGCCGCCGGGGTGACGCCACCCAAGACGCGTGACGAGTGGCTCGCCACCACCGCGAAGCTCGACCAGGGCGACACCCAGGGCATCTACCTGCCCGGCCAGAACTGGTACGTGCTCTCCGGATTCGTCTGGGACGAAGGCGGCGACCTCGCCGAACGCGACGGCGACCGGTGGACCGGCTCGCTGAGCACACCGGAAGCGCTGGCGGCCGCGGACTTCTACAAGAGGCTGCAAGCCCTCGGCGACGGGCCGAAGGACTCCGACGAAGCCAAACCCCAGCAGACCGACGTCGTCGCCGCCGGCCAGGTCGCCCAGTTCATCGCCGTGCCCGGCGCGGCCAAGCTCGTCGCCAAGGCCAACCCCGACCTGGCCGACCACCTCGGCTTCTTCCCCATCCCCGGCAAGACCGCCGCCACCCCCGGCGCGGTGTTCACCGGCGGCTCCGACCTGATCATCCCGCTCGCCTCCACCCGCCAGGACGGCGCCTACGCCGTGGTCAAGGCGCTCGCCGGGGAGAAGTGGCAGGTCGAACTGGCCAAGGCGATGAACTACGTGCCCAACCGCACCTCGCTCGCGAGCGCCGTCGGCGACGACCCCGGCGCGGCGGCCATGGCAGCGGGCGCGGTCAACGGCCACGCCACCCCCAACTCGCCCAACTGGGCCGCGGTCGAAGCCCGCAACCCCATCAAGGAGTTCCTCACCGCCGTGCTGACCGGCGCCGACCCCGCGACGGCCGCCGCCGCCGCCGACCAGGTGATCACCCAGGCGCTCAACTCGGGCGCCTAG
- a CDS encoding beta-N-acetylhexosaminidase, with the protein MIVPRPTRLVRRHGRFTLDHDTAIRATPGAHGAARLLRTLLRPATGLPLPLHDDGRIVFALDDRLVGLGDEGYALTVNEHAVVLRAATRHGLAHGVQTLRQLVTPTALGTRPAPDAHWALPGVDIRDAPRLPWRGVLLDVARHFHPTTVLRRFIDLMALHKLNVLHLHLTDDQGWRMPVPHHPRLTTIGAWRTETTGDGTPHGGSYTTAELTTLVTYADERGIRIVPEIDMPGHARAALAAYPHLGNFPRRHLPVWTRWGISHETLGVDDTTLDFCRDVVDAVADVFPGPHLHLGGDECPTTEWESSPSALRRVRHENLAGPHELHGWFLRTIADHVTQRGRVPVTWEPTGDPRTVVMPWRDATDARTALDLGHDVVMAPHRSTYLDYPQSHDADEPPGQPGLVVTAHDVYHLPLPDGVLGAQCALWTEYVPTAHHLERLAYPRLAALADTLWTRHPDWTDFTRRMHAHTGRLSALSVPLNGKENTPTPLSHPAD; encoded by the coding sequence GTGATCGTGCCACGCCCCACCAGACTCGTCCGCCGACACGGCCGCTTCACGCTCGACCACGACACCGCCATCCGCGCCACCCCCGGCGCACACGGCGCGGCCCGGCTCCTGCGCACCCTCCTGCGCCCCGCCACCGGCCTGCCACTACCCCTGCACGACGACGGCCGGATCGTGTTCGCCCTCGACGACCGGCTCGTCGGCCTCGGCGACGAAGGCTACGCCCTCACCGTCAACGAACACGCCGTCGTCCTCCGCGCCGCCACCCGCCACGGACTCGCCCACGGCGTCCAAACACTCCGCCAACTCGTCACACCGACCGCACTCGGCACCCGCCCCGCACCCGACGCGCACTGGGCACTGCCCGGCGTCGACATCCGCGACGCACCCCGACTCCCCTGGCGCGGCGTCCTCCTCGACGTCGCACGCCACTTCCACCCCACCACCGTCCTGCGCCGCTTCATCGACCTCATGGCCCTGCACAAGCTCAACGTCCTGCACCTGCACCTCACCGACGACCAGGGCTGGCGCATGCCCGTGCCCCACCACCCCCGCCTCACCACCATCGGCGCCTGGCGCACCGAAACCACCGGCGACGGCACCCCCCACGGCGGCTCCTACACCACCGCCGAACTCACCACCCTCGTCACCTACGCCGACGAACGCGGCATCCGCATCGTCCCCGAGATCGACATGCCCGGCCACGCCCGCGCCGCCCTCGCCGCCTACCCCCACCTCGGCAACTTCCCCCGCCGACACCTCCCCGTCTGGACCCGCTGGGGCATCAGCCACGAAACCCTCGGCGTCGACGACACCACCCTGGACTTCTGCCGCGACGTCGTGGACGCCGTCGCCGACGTCTTCCCCGGCCCGCACCTGCACCTCGGCGGCGACGAATGCCCCACCACCGAATGGGAGTCCAGCCCCAGCGCCCTCCGCCGCGTCCGCCACGAGAACCTCGCCGGACCACACGAACTGCACGGCTGGTTCCTGCGCACCATCGCCGACCACGTCACGCAACGCGGACGCGTACCCGTCACCTGGGAACCCACCGGCGACCCCCGCACCGTCGTCATGCCCTGGCGCGACGCCACCGACGCCCGAACCGCACTCGACCTCGGACACGACGTCGTCATGGCACCACACCGCTCCACCTACCTCGACTACCCCCAGTCCCACGACGCCGACGAACCACCCGGACAACCCGGCCTCGTCGTCACCGCCCACGACGTCTACCACCTCCCGCTCCCCGACGGCGTGCTCGGCGCGCAATGCGCGCTGTGGACCGAATACGTCCCCACCGCGCACCACCTCGAACGCCTCGCCTACCCACGACTCGCCGCACTCGCCGACACCCTCTGGACCCGCCACCCCGACTGGACCGACTTCACCCGACGGATGCACGCGCACACCGGCCGCCTGAGCGCGCTGTCCGTACCCCTCAACGGAAAGGAGAACACGCCCACTCCCCTGTCCCACCCTGCCGACTAG
- a CDS encoding carbohydrate ABC transporter permease — protein sequence MATTLTRAVPHRPPAPPPPPRRRRTSWWPYLLIAPTVLATTFLLLYPVARNLVISLQEFGLPQLVRGDARFVGLANYTRVLTDPEFRSVVRRTLLFTAINVVLIMVLSTLVALLLVRLGRWTRLLVMSGLVLVWATPVIAATTVFQWLFQSRLGVVNWALVALGFESYRDYTWFADGPATFAILVTLIVWQSVPFAALSLYAAMVTIPAELYEAARIDGAGAWRAFTSITLPVLRAMFGLITCLEVIWVAKAFVQIWVISQGGPGRATTTLPVYAFQVAQSLQRYDLGAAVSTLMVLLLVLALLAYFRRLYRQEDLT from the coding sequence ATGGCCACGACGCTGACGCGGGCGGTCCCCCACCGCCCGCCGGCACCCCCGCCCCCACCACGCCGCCGCCGCACCTCCTGGTGGCCCTACCTGCTCATCGCACCCACGGTGCTGGCCACCACGTTCCTGCTGCTCTACCCGGTGGCGCGCAACCTGGTCATCTCGCTGCAGGAGTTCGGCCTGCCGCAACTCGTGCGCGGCGACGCCCGCTTCGTCGGCCTGGCCAACTACACGCGCGTGCTCACCGACCCCGAGTTCCGGTCGGTCGTCCGCCGCACGCTGCTGTTCACCGCCATCAACGTCGTGCTGATCATGGTGCTGTCCACGCTCGTCGCCCTGCTCCTGGTGCGCCTGGGCAGATGGACCCGCCTGCTGGTGATGTCCGGCCTGGTGCTCGTCTGGGCCACCCCCGTGATCGCCGCGACCACCGTGTTCCAGTGGCTCTTCCAGTCCCGCCTCGGCGTGGTCAACTGGGCCCTGGTCGCACTCGGCTTCGAGAGCTACCGCGACTACACCTGGTTCGCCGACGGACCCGCCACCTTCGCCATCCTCGTCACCCTCATCGTGTGGCAGTCCGTGCCCTTCGCCGCCCTGTCGCTCTACGCGGCGATGGTCACCATCCCCGCCGAGCTGTACGAGGCGGCGCGGATCGACGGCGCCGGCGCGTGGCGCGCGTTCACCTCCATCACGCTCCCCGTGCTGCGCGCCATGTTCGGCCTGATCACCTGCCTCGAAGTCATCTGGGTCGCCAAAGCCTTCGTCCAGATCTGGGTCATCTCCCAAGGCGGACCCGGCCGAGCCACCACCACCCTGCCCGTCTACGCCTTCCAGGTCGCCCAGTCGTTGCAGCGCTACGACCTCGGCGCAGCCGTCTCCACCCTCATGGTGCTGCTGCTCGTGCTCGCCCTGCTCGCCTACTTCCGCCGGCTCTACCGGCAGGAGGACCTGACATGA